One window of Rasiella rasia genomic DNA carries:
- a CDS encoding T9SS type A sorting domain-containing protein, which yields MKFKTTLPSLLLLLFISVLGFAQERIAVIQEPLVILIDPADGSIVDPNFIDLTPLGTATPKGLLQVDDEIWITDQIEDRIDRFALDGTFISAIDTGLDNVKGLEVVDDEVWVTNAGSNNGAPGDALVRFDFDGVNLGFYSTTGSSFDITDIGGEVYISYIGVDTRIERRDYDGNILGTIVGTGVVTFLQQIEQSTANNSVYAGVFSSNGANTPGLYEFAEADGAILNYYDVGALRGVAILDDGNVLYSTGNNINLLNTTTNSSSLVSSGGASQYFNRVNLMPCTIPATPTGDATQTFNEGATLADIVVNPTNVTWFATEIDASTNTNPLPNTTVLVDGEDYFAISINGSCLSDSLEVTVTIVCNPPATPTGDAAQTVAPGSTLADLVVDPITVTWYATEADALANINALPLTTILVDQEDYFAVNIVNDCASDPFEVTVTLEVLGVSDFNLNGVNVYPNPVTSELTIESKDNIVSIAVHNMLGQLVLETDVENTITSVQMTGFRTGIYLVTVKTANAQETIKVVKR from the coding sequence ATGAAATTTAAAACTACCCTTCCTTCCTTGCTATTACTGCTATTTATATCAGTTTTGGGATTTGCTCAAGAACGAATAGCTGTAATACAAGAGCCTCTTGTTATTCTTATAGATCCTGCCGACGGCAGTATTGTAGACCCTAATTTTATTGATCTTACTCCTCTTGGCACTGCAACACCAAAGGGCTTACTTCAGGTTGATGACGAGATATGGATTACAGATCAAATTGAGGATAGAATAGATAGATTTGCACTCGATGGTACATTTATTAGTGCAATTGATACGGGTCTTGATAATGTTAAAGGACTTGAAGTTGTTGACGATGAAGTATGGGTAACCAACGCTGGCTCTAACAATGGTGCGCCAGGGGATGCACTAGTTCGATTCGACTTTGATGGCGTAAATCTCGGATTTTATTCTACAACAGGCTCTTCTTTTGATATTACCGATATTGGGGGAGAGGTATATATATCATATATTGGTGTAGATACGAGAATTGAAAGAAGAGATTATGATGGGAACATACTAGGAACTATCGTAGGAACAGGTGTTGTTACTTTTTTACAGCAAATAGAGCAAAGCACAGCTAATAATTCAGTCTACGCAGGTGTATTTAGCAGTAACGGAGCAAATACGCCAGGGTTGTATGAATTTGCAGAAGCAGATGGCGCTATTTTAAATTACTATGATGTAGGTGCTTTGCGTGGAGTGGCCATTCTCGATGATGGAAATGTATTATATTCTACTGGAAATAATATTAATTTATTAAATACAACTACAAATAGTTCTAGTCTTGTTTCTAGTGGAGGAGCAAGTCAATACTTTAATCGAGTTAATTTAATGCCGTGTACAATACCAGCTACACCAACAGGTGATGCCACACAAACATTTAATGAGGGAGCTACATTGGCCGATATAGTAGTAAACCCAACAAATGTAACGTGGTTTGCCACTGAAATTGATGCGTCTACAAATACAAACCCATTACCTAACACTACTGTATTAGTAGATGGTGAAGACTATTTTGCAATTTCTATCAATGGCTCTTGTCTTAGCGATAGTTTGGAAGTTACAGTAACAATTGTCTGTAATCCACCTGCTACTCCTACAGGAGATGCGGCTCAAACAGTAGCTCCAGGTTCTACATTAGCAGATTTGGTTGTAGATCCTATTACGGTAACATGGTATGCTACCGAAGCCGATGCACTAGCGAATATAAATGCATTGCCTCTAACTACAATTTTAGTAGATCAAGAAGATTATTTTGCGGTTAATATTGTTAACGACTGTGCAAGTGACCCTTTTGAGGTAACTGTAACGTTAGAAGTACTCGGTGTCTCTGATTTCAATTTGAATGGGGTAAATGTATATCCAAACCCTGTAACTAGTGAACTTACTATTGAATCTAAAGATAACATTGTGAGCATTGCTGTTCATAATATGCTAGGACAACTGGTCTTGGAAACGGACGTTGAAAACACCATCACTTCGGTTCAAATGACAGGGTTCCGAACTGGAATTTACCTAGTGACTGTTAAAACGGCAAATGCACAAGAAACGATAAAAGTTGTAAAAAGGTAA
- a CDS encoding RluA family pseudouridine synthase: MIISETHIVPPLDVPIRLQEYGVGIFINAATKSALKKVLKKEYVLVNNLIATTATMIKGGETIVLNIPERSIPKPLVLKLTVIYEDDYLAVIMKPAGILVSGNSFKTVRNALSQNLQPSALGDATSPQPVHRLDYATTGLLLIGKTSSSIRSLNALFEHKEIEKTYYAVTIGSMPAYGTINLPVDGKKSVSEYNVKEHISSKRFEQLNLVELHPKTGRRHQLRKHLSHLGNPILGDKEYGYKELILNGKGLYLHAYSLRFLHPFTKKEMIVVSDVPERFKKLFPRIIDSPMV; the protein is encoded by the coding sequence ATTATTATATCTGAAACACATATCGTACCTCCATTAGATGTACCAATACGACTGCAAGAATATGGCGTGGGTATTTTTATAAATGCAGCCACAAAATCGGCACTTAAGAAGGTACTGAAAAAAGAATATGTTTTAGTAAATAATCTAATCGCCACTACAGCCACAATGATTAAAGGTGGAGAAACGATTGTTTTAAATATTCCTGAGCGCAGCATACCCAAACCACTAGTCCTTAAATTGACTGTTATTTATGAAGATGATTATCTAGCTGTTATTATGAAGCCAGCAGGAATACTAGTAAGTGGAAATTCCTTTAAAACTGTGAGAAATGCACTTTCCCAAAATCTACAGCCAAGTGCGTTAGGAGACGCTACGTCTCCACAGCCCGTACATAGGTTAGATTATGCAACTACGGGATTATTACTAATTGGTAAGACTAGCAGTAGTATACGCAGTCTAAATGCCCTTTTTGAACATAAGGAGATTGAAAAAACATATTATGCTGTTACTATAGGCAGTATGCCTGCATATGGAACAATTAATCTTCCGGTAGATGGTAAAAAATCAGTTTCTGAATATAATGTAAAAGAACATATAAGCTCCAAACGGTTTGAACAACTAAATTTAGTGGAATTGCATCCAAAAACGGGTAGAAGGCACCAACTGCGTAAACATCTGTCGCATCTTGGAAACCCTATTCTCGGCGATAAGGAGTACGGTTATAAAGAACTTATTTTAAACGGCAAAGGATTGTATTTGCATGCCTATTCGCTGCGTTTTTTGCATCCTTTTACCAAGAAGGAAATGATAGTAGTAAGTGATGTTCCAGAACGGTTTAAAAAATTATTTCCTAGAATCATAGATTCGCCAATGGTCTGA
- the trhA gene encoding PAQR family membrane homeostasis protein TrhA, translating to MRIQTEIEEKLNTVTHGFGFLLSLLGFALLFVFKTYETAQGLLGIILYGISLSTLYFASTIYHYTKNEQRKLFYRKLDHISIYLLIAGTYSPVVLIALADSNGWLLFWLVWGIAIVGTILKIFFTGRFEAISLLLYVVMGWLIVFDFTALREAVSPEGLWLLMGGGMAYTGGIVFYVIDKIPFNHVIWHLFVLTGSILHYLFILFEV from the coding sequence ATGAGAATTCAAACAGAAATAGAAGAAAAACTAAATACAGTCACCCATGGGTTCGGATTTCTATTAAGTCTATTAGGCTTTGCGCTTTTGTTTGTATTTAAAACCTACGAGACAGCTCAGGGTCTTTTGGGTATTATATTATACGGTATCTCACTATCTACACTTTACTTTGCTTCGACCATATATCACTACACCAAGAATGAGCAACGCAAGCTATTTTATAGGAAGCTTGACCATATTAGTATTTACTTACTTATTGCAGGTACCTATTCGCCAGTAGTTCTTATCGCGTTAGCAGACAGCAACGGATGGTTGCTTTTTTGGTTAGTTTGGGGAATAGCTATTGTAGGCACAATTTTAAAGATATTTTTTACTGGTAGGTTTGAAGCTATTTCTTTGCTGTTGTATGTGGTAATGGGATGGCTAATTGTATTCGACTTTACTGCTTTAAGAGAGGCTGTGTCGCCCGAGGGCCTTTGGTTGCTTATGGGGGGAGGAATGGCTTATACGGGCGGAATTGTTTTTTACGTTATTGATAAAATACCCTTTAATCATGTAATCTGGCATCTTTTTGTTCTTACAGGGAGTATTTTACACTACTTATTTATATTGTTTGAGGTATAA
- a CDS encoding ZIP family metal transporter, with product MEYLALFLAVVVGYIVALLFQKKELPQLPIILAFSGAFLLATTLFELLPEVFESSSEHIGVFIMVGILLQIILDFFSKGAEHGHVHMHSDKKTFPLLLFVSLSLHALIEGVPLVDNSAMFYGVLVHKIPIAIILALFFTKAGYKKSTTLSFLLLFAVMTPLGSYLMSSMPPLKVYANEINAVAIGIFLHVSTTILFESSKNHTFNLSKMIAVFIAVIIAYFI from the coding sequence ATGGAATATCTCGCACTTTTTCTAGCAGTAGTTGTAGGATATATAGTAGCGCTTCTTTTTCAGAAAAAAGAACTTCCACAGCTACCAATTATTCTCGCTTTTAGTGGTGCCTTTCTACTAGCCACTACACTATTTGAATTGTTACCGGAGGTGTTTGAATCTTCTTCAGAACATATCGGGGTGTTCATCATGGTAGGTATTTTACTTCAAATTATACTCGATTTCTTTTCAAAGGGTGCAGAGCACGGGCATGTTCATATGCATTCAGATAAAAAAACATTTCCACTTTTATTGTTTGTTAGCCTATCATTACACGCACTTATCGAAGGTGTTCCCTTAGTTGATAATAGTGCCATGTTCTATGGCGTACTAGTGCACAAAATACCTATTGCAATTATTCTTGCCTTGTTCTTCACAAAAGCAGGATACAAAAAAAGCACAACGCTAAGTTTCTTATTGCTTTTTGCAGTAATGACACCCTTGGGCAGTTACCTTATGAGTAGCATGCCACCTTTAAAAGTTTATGCCAACGAGATCAACGCAGTAGCTATTGGAATATTTCTTCACGTATCAACTACAATATTGTTTGAAAGCTCAAAAAATCACACGTTTAATCTTTCTAAAATGATTGCCGTATTTATTGCCGTTATCATTGCTTATTTTATCTAA
- a CDS encoding class I SAM-dependent methyltransferase, whose protein sequence is MQKEKMGAWYSSWFDTPYYHILYKDRGHEEANSFMKRLTTFLSLEKEDTILDLACGKGRHAISLSKMGFNVTGVDLSEASIAHAKQFETDNLRFKVHDMCIPFPATFNAVFNLFTSFGYFDTEEDNLRTIKAIKQELNEDGHAVIDFMNVKNVLTNLVPSETKVVDHITFYIERYIEEGHIIKKISFKDAETSYTFKERVKALTLVDFKQYFERAGLELVHIFGDYSLAPFHEETSERLILIFR, encoded by the coding sequence ATGCAAAAAGAAAAAATGGGTGCTTGGTATAGTTCGTGGTTTGACACGCCCTATTATCACATTTTATATAAGGATAGAGGTCATGAAGAAGCCAATTCATTTATGAAAAGGCTAACTACATTTCTTTCCCTAGAAAAAGAAGATACCATCTTAGATCTTGCCTGCGGAAAAGGTCGGCATGCTATTTCTTTAAGTAAAATGGGATTTAACGTAACAGGCGTTGATCTATCTGAAGCAAGTATTGCACATGCCAAACAGTTTGAAACAGACAACCTTCGGTTTAAAGTACATGATATGTGCATTCCATTTCCAGCCACATTTAATGCAGTTTTTAATCTCTTTACAAGTTTCGGTTATTTTGACACCGAAGAAGATAATTTACGCACAATCAAGGCAATTAAGCAGGAGCTTAACGAAGATGGCCATGCTGTAATAGACTTTATGAATGTAAAAAATGTACTAACTAATTTGGTGCCTTCAGAAACAAAAGTAGTAGACCATATCACATTTTATATAGAACGATATATTGAAGAAGGACATATAATTAAGAAAATTTCATTTAAAGATGCTGAGACTTCATACACCTTTAAAGAACGTGTAAAGGCATTAACACTTGTAGATTTTAAACAATATTTTGAGCGGGCTGGATTAGAGCTTGTGCATATTTTTGGAGATTACAGCTTAGCTCCCTTTCACGAAGAAACTTCTGAGCGTTTAATTTTAATTTTTAGATAA